In Aridibaculum aurantiacum, the following proteins share a genomic window:
- a CDS encoding DUF2254 domain-containing protein, protein MLDILLKWFRKVYNKSIHSIAFLPAVMAILFLLLAMALIELDEEGSFNNINKYLKWISLSDPTTARTIVATVAAGIISLTVFSFSMVMIVMSQAGSQMSNRMLDNIIGDRVQKIVLAFYTGSIVYSLFLLTQITEQVEVHQLPVLSIYFLLVLTVIDIFLFIYFLHYITQSFRYEQLIQRIHNRSLETLTNNIADSRCSYESFSAEGGRMVLSAESGYFQGFGLGRLLQVAARQDIVIRMLHPMGTHVLKGTPLLVIHGNVEEKNIKNLLVDIDFYYGQEIDKNAYYGFFHLMEVAVKALSPGVNDPGTAVLAIHALSDLFLQIITSPIGNVYKDDEGKVRIVTNTLSFEEIFDKSILPIYDYGKKDRVVMDALKYMISQLMYITEDPSITKFLERKLNDLQPA, encoded by the coding sequence ATGCTGGATATCCTCTTAAAGTGGTTTCGCAAGGTTTACAACAAGTCAATTCATAGCATTGCTTTCCTGCCTGCAGTCATGGCCATATTGTTCTTATTGCTGGCCATGGCTCTAATAGAATTGGATGAAGAAGGCAGTTTCAATAACATCAACAAGTACTTAAAATGGATCAGCCTTTCTGATCCGACAACAGCGCGCACCATAGTAGCTACCGTTGCTGCTGGTATCATCTCGCTTACCGTTTTTAGTTTTTCTATGGTGATGATTGTTATGAGCCAGGCAGGTTCTCAAATGAGTAACCGCATGCTCGACAACATCATTGGCGACAGGGTACAAAAGATCGTCCTGGCATTTTATACAGGAAGTATTGTGTATTCTTTATTCTTGCTTACACAAATCACTGAGCAGGTTGAAGTACACCAACTGCCTGTATTGAGCATCTACTTCTTATTGGTGCTCACTGTTATCGACATCTTTCTCTTTATTTATTTCCTGCACTATATAACCCAGTCATTCAGGTATGAGCAACTAATACAACGGATACATAACCGCTCCTTAGAAACACTTACCAACAATATTGCAGACAGCAGGTGTAGTTATGAATCATTTTCAGCTGAGGGCGGTAGAATGGTATTGTCGGCAGAAAGCGGCTATTTCCAGGGCTTTGGATTGGGCAGGCTGCTGCAAGTGGCAGCGAGGCAGGATATTGTGATACGCATGCTTCATCCTATGGGTACACATGTTTTGAAAGGCACTCCTTTGCTGGTGATACACGGAAATGTGGAAGAAAAGAATATCAAGAATTTACTGGTTGATATTGACTTCTATTACGGGCAGGAGATTGACAAGAATGCTTATTACGGCTTCTTCCACCTGATGGAGGTTGCTGTGAAAGCGCTAAGCCCCGGTGTAAATGATCCCGGGACAGCCGTACTAGCTATCCACGCTTTATCTGATCTGTTTTTACAGATCATCACATCACCTATAGGTAATGTCTATAAAGACGATGAAGGGAAAGTAAGGATAGTAACAAATACGTTGAGCTTTGAAGAAATTTTTGATAAGTCAATTTTACCCATATATGATTATGGTAAAAAGGATAGGGTGGTAATGGATGCGCTGAAGTATATGATCAGCCAATTGATGTACATAACGGAAGATCCTTCAATTACAAAATTCCTTGAACGCAAACTAAATGATCTGCAACCGGCTTAG
- a CDS encoding short-chain dehydrogenase: MHTEEIQKFLNANKLPANKHLKISFKKRNPVYGVIVHCKDAVELESKNFWRIVPVANVKEWTKSKDINLSRLFHGSDFSKLTVEEV; the protein is encoded by the coding sequence ATGCATACTGAAGAAATACAGAAGTTTTTAAATGCTAATAAACTTCCCGCAAACAAACACCTCAAGATCTCTTTTAAGAAGCGAAATCCTGTATACGGCGTAATCGTTCATTGTAAAGATGCTGTAGAATTAGAGTCAAAAAACTTCTGGAGAATCGTTCCTGTTGCCAATGTAAAAGAGTGGACCAAGTCTAAGGACATCAACCTTTCAAGGCTTTTTCATGGCAGTGATTTCAGTAAACTTACTGTTGAAGAGGTTTAA
- a CDS encoding sterol desaturase family protein, with product MLFSFFLNLFGAPTIPFDALGTIEAQAPNIIVWAAPVMFFFVLLEWFISYKQSKHLYDKKESVGSILVGIGNVFVNLAIKLTMFTFVIWVYNALPYRMALNWWTFIPCYLIFDLCSYWSHRISHQQRFWWATHVVHHSAEHYNLTVSFRLSWVQHLKLIFFLPVALLGFHPIVFFVVNQIAVLFQFWVHTEYIPKLHPWVEYMIATPSNHRVHHGSQEKYINKNYGATFIFWDRLFGTYQKEEEQVHYGITTNIKDKANPITINFHEYVDMWNDLKQAKGLKKKLFFIFGDPIAIANEKKLQETWPQGIVVENTVELPAAKKVTA from the coding sequence ATGTTATTTTCTTTCTTCCTGAATTTGTTTGGCGCTCCCACTATTCCTTTCGATGCATTAGGTACAATTGAAGCTCAGGCTCCTAATATCATTGTATGGGCAGCTCCTGTAATGTTCTTCTTCGTTCTATTGGAGTGGTTTATTTCTTACAAGCAGAGCAAGCATCTATACGATAAGAAGGAAAGCGTCGGATCTATATTAGTAGGTATTGGAAATGTTTTCGTGAACTTGGCCATCAAGCTTACAATGTTCACTTTTGTTATTTGGGTATACAACGCCTTGCCTTATCGCATGGCGCTCAACTGGTGGACTTTTATTCCTTGCTACCTGATATTTGATCTATGCAGCTACTGGTCGCATCGCATTTCTCACCAGCAACGTTTTTGGTGGGCAACGCACGTGGTGCATCACAGCGCAGAGCATTATAACTTAACGGTATCTTTCCGCCTTAGCTGGGTGCAGCACCTTAAACTGATCTTCTTTTTACCGGTTGCCTTGCTTGGTTTTCATCCCATTGTCTTCTTTGTAGTTAACCAAATAGCTGTTCTATTCCAGTTTTGGGTACATACTGAGTATATACCTAAACTCCATCCATGGGTGGAATACATGATTGCTACTCCCTCTAACCACCGCGTACATCATGGTTCGCAGGAGAAGTATATCAACAAGAACTATGGAGCTACTTTCATTTTCTGGGACAGGCTTTTTGGCACTTACCAGAAAGAAGAAGAGCAGGTGCATTACGGAATAACGACCAACATCAAGGACAAGGCAAACCCGATAACCATCAACTTCCACGAATATGTGGATATGTGGAATGACCTGAAGCAAGCGAAAGGCCTGAAGAAAAAACTGTTCTTCATTTTTGGTGACCCCATTGCCATTGCCAATGAAAAGAAACTGCAGGAAACCTGGCCACAGGGTATTGTTGTAGAAAACACTGTAGAATTACCTGCCGCTAAAAAAGTTACTGCCTGA
- a CDS encoding cold shock domain-containing protein — protein MAKSKATFSKREKEKNKLKKRQDKEEKKAERKNDARNGNNLDEMLAYVDEFGNISSTPPDMSRRKEIKAEDIEIGVVYKHQEEDDSPKTGVVTMFNHSKGFGFITDSKTKEQIFVHISALETQVNEQDKVTFEVEAGQKGLKAVNVKKI, from the coding sequence ATGGCAAAATCGAAAGCAACATTTAGTAAAAGGGAAAAAGAAAAAAATAAACTAAAGAAGCGCCAGGATAAAGAAGAAAAGAAAGCAGAAAGGAAGAATGATGCGCGGAATGGTAATAACCTTGACGAAATGCTTGCTTACGTTGATGAATTCGGAAACATCAGTTCAACTCCTCCGGATATGTCGCGTAGAAAAGAAATTAAAGCTGAAGACATAGAAATTGGAGTAGTATATAAGCACCAGGAAGAAGATGATAGTCCAAAGACCGGTGTTGTTACTATGTTCAACCACTCAAAAGGATTTGGTTTCATCACAGACAGCAAAACAAAAGAGCAGATCTTCGTTCACATATCTGCATTAGAAACGCAGGTAAATGAGCAGGATAAAGTAACTTTTGAAGTAGAAGCAGGCCAGAAAGGCTTGAAAGCTGTGAACGTCAAGAAAATATAA
- the mscL gene encoding large conductance mechanosensitive channel protein MscL → MAFIKDFKDFALKGNVVELAIAVIIGAAFGAIVSSMVQDIITPLLLTPALEAAGVKDLDQLTWGAVKYGNFLAAVLKFLIIALVLFILIQALSKLKRKKEDPVTTTPSAPEFTLQEKLLMEIRDSLKK, encoded by the coding sequence ATGGCATTCATTAAAGATTTCAAAGATTTTGCACTAAAAGGAAATGTAGTGGAACTGGCAATTGCCGTTATCATTGGCGCTGCATTCGGTGCAATTGTATCTTCTATGGTACAAGATATTATCACGCCTTTGCTGCTTACTCCTGCCCTGGAAGCTGCCGGCGTTAAGGACCTGGATCAACTGACGTGGGGCGCAGTAAAATATGGTAATTTTTTAGCGGCTGTGCTAAAGTTCCTCATTATTGCACTTGTGCTTTTCATACTCATCCAGGCATTGAGTAAATTGAAAAGAAAGAAAGAAGATCCTGTAACAACCACACCTTCTGCCCCTGAATTTACCCTGCAGGAAAAACTACTAATGGAGATCCGCGATTCACTGAAGAAATAA
- a CDS encoding BON domain-containing protein: MKGYSNKVGIRSICIAFACFLVACTNDQAIKADLTAKAKEDKNFLGVRFTVQDKVVNLTGAVPTSEGKTALVQKVEKVHGVKSVVDQLQIAPVVFGTDYMLKQNVDSILQNYPGLQAIVQDSIVVLEGTVPKDKATKVVAAIQSLQPLALESRAVVQD, encoded by the coding sequence ATGAAAGGTTATAGCAATAAGGTAGGAATAAGAAGTATATGCATAGCATTCGCCTGCTTCCTGGTAGCTTGTACTAATGACCAGGCAATAAAAGCAGATCTTACGGCCAAAGCAAAAGAAGATAAAAACTTCTTAGGAGTTAGGTTTACGGTGCAGGATAAGGTTGTAAACTTAACAGGTGCAGTGCCTACCAGCGAGGGTAAAACTGCGCTTGTTCAAAAAGTGGAAAAGGTACATGGTGTAAAGTCAGTTGTTGATCAACTACAAATAGCGCCTGTTGTTTTTGGTACCGATTACATGCTTAAGCAAAATGTTGATAGCATATTACAAAACTACCCGGGTTTGCAGGCCATTGTGCAAGACAGCATAGTAGTACTTGAAGGAACGGTACCAAAAGATAAAGCGACCAAAGTGGTGGCTGCTATTCAGAGTTTACAGCCTTTAGCATTGGAAAGCAGGGCAGTGGTTCAGGATTGA